Proteins from one Telopea speciosissima isolate NSW1024214 ecotype Mountain lineage chromosome 1, Tspe_v1, whole genome shotgun sequence genomic window:
- the LOC122649034 gene encoding disease resistance protein L6-like yields MAAAQASSSSSSSSSSSGSATYDVFLSFHGKDVRQNFADHLYHALINAGIKTFRDEDELREGKEIGPELLDAIQKSRICIPIFSENYTSSKWCLNEVAEISECRRTKDQIVMPIFYKVGPTDVRNQTGTFEKVFQEHQMRFNETTIQKWRNALKEVGNLKGWHSEKDTT; encoded by the coding sequence ATGGCTGCAGCtcaggcttcttcttcttcatcatcatcatcatcctcttctgGTTCAGCTACTTATGATGTTTTCTTGAGCTTTCACGGCAAAGACGTTCGCCAAAATTTCGCCGATCACCTCTACCATGCCTTGATTAATGCTGGAATTAAAACATTTAGGGATGAGGATGAACTCCGTGAGGGAAAAGAGATTGGCCCGGAGCTCCTCGATGCAATCCAAAAGTCTAGAATCTGCATTCCTATCTTCTCGGAGAATTATACATCAAGCAAATGGTGTCTGAATGAGGTAGCCGAGATATCTGAATGTAGAAGAACAAAGGATCAGATCGTGATGCCCATTTTCTACAAAGTTGGACCAACCGATGTGCGAAACCAGACCGGTACATTTGAGAAGGTCTTTCAAGAACACCAGATGCGGTTCAACGAGACAACCATACAAAAGTGGCGAAATGCTCTGAAAGAGGTTGGAAATTTGAAAGGATGGCATTCGGAAAAAGACACTACGTAA